From the Solanum lycopersicum chromosome 10, SLM_r2.1 genome, one window contains:
- the LOC101266980 gene encoding uncharacterized protein: MGSSGFFLLCILHSMVALTSGALMMFYSNEVFIFSHGRERASKLFGSTPHDQLIIQTSDSFSGLLLFAIGFFLFMVAFVKDREFHNFFAKGCVLLHIAMAVWRIYFERKLEEDLGHDWLRLVVADIALGLSWVFFLVYSWREKYD, translated from the coding sequence ATGGGGTCATCTGGTTTTTTCCTCTTGTGTATACTTCATTCTATGGTGGCCTTAACTTCTGGAGCTTTGATGATGTTTTATAGCAATGAGGTATTTATATTTAGCCATGGAAGAGAGCGCGCGAGTAAGCTTTTTGGATCGACACCCCATGACCAATTGATAATCCAAACATCAGATTCATTCTCTGGTCTGCTTTTATTTGCCATTGGTTTTTTCTTGTTCATGGTGGCATTTGTAAAAGACAGAGAGTTTCACAATTTCTTTGCTAAGGGATGTGTCCTCCTTCATATAGCTATGGCTGTTTGGAGAATTTACTTTGAGAGGAAGCTTGAGGAGGATCTCGGACACGATTGGCTAAGATTGGTTGTTGCTGACATTGCTTTAGGACTTTCTTGGGTTTTCTTTCTTGTGTATTCTTGGAGAGAGAAATATGATTAG
- the LOC101266675 gene encoding beta-glucuronosyltransferase GlcAT14A-like: MRSLNAEKRWMFPLIISSLVFIFLLVTSFDLGLISSLHSINSVFSIFPSCAMENQTSPHINEVKVQLAPSPPPPPSPPPPPPPPSPPPPPPPAPRFAYLISGSKGELNQLWRTLKSIYHPWNYYIVHLDLKSAAEERLELASRIANESVFAKIGNVHMITKANMVTYRGPTMVANTLHAASILLKKYTDWDWFINLSASDYPLLTQDDLLYVFSQVKRDFNFVEHTSRLRWKESERAMPLIIDPGLYQNTKSDIFWVAPRRTLPTAFKLFTGSAWTVLSRAFIEYCIWGWDNLPRTLLMYYSNFVSSPEGYFQTVICNAPEFSSTVINHDLHYISWDVPPKQHPHILSLNDIGKMIASGAAFARKFKSDDLVMDKIDQEFLHRVNGTFTPGGWCAGNPFCSKVGNAKKLRPGPGAQRLRRLIDRLVDIASQNQCK, encoded by the exons ATGAGGTCGTTGAACGCGGAGAAAAGATGGATGTTTCCTCTTATTATAAGCTCACTTGTgtttattttccttcttgtaACCTCCTTCGACTTAGGCCTCATTTCCTCGTTGCATTCGATCAATTCAGTCTTCTCGATTTTCCCATCTTGTGCTATGGAGAATCAAACTAGCCCGCATATTAATGAAGTAAAAGTTCAGCTAGCTCCAAGTCCACCTCCGCCTCCTTCACCTCCTCCACCTCCTCCGcctccttctcctcctcctcctcctcctcctgcTCCGCGTTTTGCTTATTTGATATCCGGATCAAAAGGTGAACTGAATCAGCTTTGGAGAACGCTGAAATCGATATATCATCCGTGGAATTACTACATCGTTCATCTGGACTTAAAATCAGCAGCAGAGGAGAGACTAGAGCTTGCTTCAAGAATTGCAAATGAATCTGTTTTCGCCAAGATTGGAAACGTACACATGATTACGAAAGCAAACATGGTGACATACCGGGGTCCAACCATGGTCGCTAACACTCTACACGCCGCCTCTATTCTCTTGAAGAAGTATACAGACTGGGATTGGTTTATCAACCTGAGTGCTTCCGACTATCCCCTGCTAACTCAAGATG ATCTTCTCTACGTGTTTTCTCAAGTAAAACGCGACTTTAACTTTGTTGAGCACACCAGCCGGTTGAGATGGAAAGA GTCGGAAAGGGCAATGCCGCTTATCATAGACCCCGGGCTGTATCAGAATACTAAGTCTGATATATTTTGGGTTGCACCAAGGAGAACTCTTCCCACAGCCTTTAAACTCTTTACTG GCTCAGCTTGGACAGTGTTGTCACGCGCGTTTATAGAGTATTGCATATGGGGTTGGGATAATCTTCCAAGGACTCTACTTATGTACTACTCGAATTTCGTTTCCTCTCCAgaaggctattttcagacagtTATCTGCAATGCTCCTGAGTTTTCATCAACAGTTATTAACCATGACTTACACTATATATCTTGGGATGTTCCACCAAAACAACACCCACACATTCTGTCACTCAATGACATTGGAAAAATGATAGCAAGTGGCGCTGCATTTGCGCGAAAATTCAAGAGTGATGATCTAGTTATGGACAAGATTGATCAAGAGTTTCTACACAGGGTGAATGGTACCTTCACCCCGGGTGGTTGGTGCGCGGGGAATCCATTTTGTTCAAAAGTTGGGAACGCGAAAAAGCTAAGACCCGGGCCAGGGGCTCAGAGGCTAAGACGTCTCATCGATAGATTAGTTGATATAGCTAGTCAGAATCAATGTAAGTAg
- the LOC101266369 gene encoding probable bifunctional methylthioribulose-1-phosphate dehydratase/enolase-phosphatase E1 1, with translation MAIASAAPLLAMNGALKMATNSQQYVEGTIKVQNNSIPKPEQLIVISSFRGAEGKDGGREYVQLNHRYHNATVKLNQFGLDWTTTTHGPIHNCNGALSSTRNVKMSAKAGALASNGDIEPLRRCIVLDIEGTTTPISFVTDVLFPYARDNVGRHLDATYDSAETQEDIKLLRAQVQEDLENGVAGAVPIPSNDAGKERVIAALVTNVEAMIKADRKITALKELQGHIWQTGFKNNELEGVVFDDVPEALERWAASGIKVYIYSSGSRLAQRLLFGYTNYGDLRKYLCGFFDTTVGNKKETKSYHEITASLGVDHPSEILFVTDVYQEAIAAKLAGLEVIISVRPGNGPLPDNHGFRTVKSFSEI, from the exons ATGGCTATAGCTTCAGCAGCACCATTATTGGCCATGAACGGAGCTCTGAAAATGGCGACAAATTCACAACAATACGTGGAAGGTACCATTAAAGTCCAGAATAACTCAATTCCTAAACCTGAACAACTTATCGTCATCTCCTCCTTCAG GGGTGCAGAAGGAAAGGATGGTGGAAGAGAATAT GTACAATTGAATCATCGCTATCATAATGCCACAGTTAAACTTAATCAGTTCGGACTGGACTGGACAACAACAACTCATGGTCCTATTCATAACTGCAATGGTGCTTTAAGCAGCACTCGAAATGTCAAGATGTCTGCAAAAGCAGGTGCTCTTGCTTCAAATGGTGACATTGAGCCATTAAGG CGCTGCATCGTTTTGGATATTGAAGGAACCACAACGCCCATATCATTTGTTACAGACGTTCTTTTTCCTTATGCTCGTGATAATGTGGGGAGGCATTTGGATGCAACATATGATTCTGCAGAAACTCAGGAGGATATTAAGCTACTAAGAGCCCAA GTACAAGAAGACTTGGAAAATGGTGTTGCCGGTGCTGTGCCTATCCCCTCTAATGATGCTGGGAAGGAGAGGGTAATTGCGGCTTTGGTAACAAATGTGGAGGCTATGATTAAAGCTGACCGAAAAATTACTGCCTTAAAAGAGTTACAG GGGCATATATGGCAAACGGGGTTTAAAAATAACGAGTTAGAGGGAGTTGTATTTGATGATGTGCCCGAAGCTCTTGAGAGATGGGCTGCTTCAGGCATCAAG GTGTACATATACTCAAGTGGCAGCAGATTGGCACAAAGACTTTTGTTTGGCTACACAAACTATGGGGACCTGAGAAAATACCTCTGCGGATTCTTTGATACAACAGTAGG GaataagaaagaaacaaaaagttacCATGAAATTACAGCATCCTTGGGGGTAGATCACCCATCCGAGATTTTGTTCGTGACTGATGTCTATCAAGAAGCTATAGCTGCAAAACTAGCAG GTTTGGAAGTGATAATATCTGTCAGGCCAGGGAATGGACCTCTTCCAGATAATCATGGATTTAGGACGGTCAAGTCCTTTTCAGAAATCTAA
- the LOC101266074 gene encoding phenylalanine--tRNA ligase alpha subunit, cytoplasmic, with amino-acid sequence MSMSMADEAEDAILAYLKDNDEISNSANFAQDLGFSHDDIVNVIRRLHGFRLVDAKDIRRERWVLTEEGKTYAAVGSPEFQLFSAVPSEGIAREDLQKKLDPAVYKIGCQQAIKNKWVEMAKTHVSKKVQHADDKVKNLLLRIQNDEAVNQEDIDALKRRKLIIQQVWKGNSVRKGPEYAPKRKRAATDLTRENLQRGDWKELEFKEYNFSAKGQPVEGGHLHPLLKVRRQVQTIFLNMGFEEMPTNNYVESSFWNFDALFQPQQHPARDSHDTFFLKVPSSTKMLPEDYVERVKEIHESGGYQSRGYGYDWKREEANKNLLRTHTTAVSSRMLYALAQKPFAPKKYYSIDRVFRNEAVDRTHLAEFHQIEGLICDRGLTLGDLIGVLHDFFSRLGMSKLRFKPAYNPYTEPSMEIFSYHEGFKKWVEVGNSGMFRPEMLLPMGLPEDVRVIAWGLSLERPTMILYGIDNIRDLFGPKVDLGLIKRNPICRLGL; translated from the exons ATGAGTATGAGTATGGCAGATGAAGCGGAAGATGCCATATTGGCATATCTCAAAGACAACGATGAGATTTCAAATTCTGCTAACTTTGCTCAGGATTTGGGTTTTAGCCATGACGACATTGTCAATGTTATTCGCAGACTCCATGGATTTCGACTTGTGGATGCTAAG GACATTAGGAGAGAGAGATGGGTGCTTACTGAAGAGGGGAAAACTTATGCTGCTGTAGGTTCACCAGAATTTCAGCTTTTCTCAGCAGTACCATCGGAGGGAATTGCGAGGGAAGATTTGCAG AAAAAATTGGATCCTGCAGTTTATAAAATTGGTTGTCAGCAAGCTATAAAGAACAAGTGGGTGGAGATGGCAAAGACTCATGTCTCAAAGAAG GTCCAACATGCTGATGACAAAGTTAAAAATTTGCTGTTGCGGATACAAAATGACGAG GCTGTCAATCAGGAGGATATTGATGCTCTAAAGCGAAGAAAACTAATAATTCAGCA GGTTTGGAAAGGAAATTCCGTAAGAAAAGGTCCCGAATATGCCCCAAAAAGGAAAAGAGCAGCCACTGATCTCACTCGGGAAAATTTACAGAG GGGTGATTGGAAGGAATTGGAATTTAAAGAGTACAACTTCAGTGCTAAAGGTCAGCCTGTCGAAGGCGGCCATCTTCATCCATTGCTCAAG GTTAGGCGGCAGGTACAAACGATTTTTCTTAATATGGG GTTTGAGGAGATGCCAACAAATAATTATGTCGAAAGCAG TTTTTGGAACTTCGATGCACTTTTCCAGCCCCAACAGCACCCTGCCCGTGATTCACATGATACTTTCTTTTTGAAAG TGCCTTCCTCTACAAAGATGCTGCCAGAAGATTATGTTGAGCGGGTAAAAGAAATTCATGAATCTGGTGGTTACCAATCTAGGGG ATATGGGTATGATTGGAAAAGAGAGGAAGCGAACAAGAATCTTTTGCGGACACACACTACTGCTGTATCGTCAAGAATGTTGTATGCATTAGCTCAG AAGCCATTCGCCCCCAAGAAATACTATTCTATTGATCGTGTTTTCAGAAATGAAGCAGTTGATCGGACACATCTTGCTGAATTTCATCAGATAGAAG GTTTAATATGTGATCGTGGACTTACTCTTGGTGACCTGATTGGTGTTCTTCATGACTTCTTTTCTCGTCTAG GAATGTCCAAGCTTCGGTTCAAACCTGCTTATAATCCTTATACTGAGCCCAGCATGGAAATTTTCAG CTACCATGAAGGCTTTAAGAAATGGGTGGAAGTTGGAAATTCTGGTATGTTTAGGCCTGAAATGCTTCTTCCTATGGGTCTGCCAGAAGATGTTCGTGTTATTGCCTGGGGCCTTTCCCTTGAGAG GCCAACGATGATTCTCTACGGAATTGACAACATCAGAGATCTTTTTGGTCCCAAG GTGGATCTAGGTCTCATCAAAAGAAATCCAATATGCCGGCTTGGACTTTAG